Proteins from a genomic interval of Helicoverpa armigera isolate CAAS_96S chromosome 9, ASM3070526v1, whole genome shotgun sequence:
- the LOC110379492 gene encoding uncharacterized protein LOC110379492 — MKAAQAVNRFLARPMNKFNSRCLDISTKLQVRQSTTLLNPHFNLLAPVAVKIRNLGLGPTSKDFEDSPQPQITSPLTKVHANELVLHLTDEERKVLLYALQEFESKRLKEDFEDKLAGRRWRSTLGRPSKVPTLGDVDPTGSYCEVPEDWLKKKYAAKAPVPTTKELLHLSLANSIPFIGFGFLDNFIMIIAGDTIETSMSAYITLTTMAAAALGNTLSDIIGIGSAYYVERVATWVGLGAPKLSPVQLDMTICRQFSNLGRVLGITIGCILGMTPLLFIDDETKSEQKPDEKKTQ, encoded by the exons ATGAAAGCAGCGCAGGCTGTAAATAGGTTTCTCGCAAGACCTATGAATAAATTTAATTCACGTTGCTTGGATATTTCAACCAAACTGCAGGTGCGACAGAGTACCACTTTATTAAATCCACATTTTAACTTATTAGCTCCCGTGGCTGTCAAAATAAGGAATTTAGGACTTGGTCCTACTTCAAAAGATTTTGAAGATTCCCCACAACCTCAGATTACTAGTCCCCTTACAAAAGTACACGCGAACGAGCTCGTGTTGCATCTAACTGATGAAGAAAGAAAAGTTCTGCTCTACGCTTTACAAGAATTTGAATCTAAAAGATTAAAAGAGGATTTCGAAG ATAAGTTGGCTGGTCGCAGGTGGAGGAGTACACTAGGCAGACCCAGTAAAGTTCCGACACTAGGTGATGTTGATCCCACAGGCTCATACTGTGAGGTGCCAGAAGACTGGCTGAAGAAAAAGTATG CGGCTAAGGCACCGGTACCCACCACGAAGGAGTTGTTACACT TGTCATTGGCGAATTCCATACCATTCATTGGATTCGGATTCTTGGACAACTTCATTATGATTATTGCT GGCGACACGATAGAGACGTCGATGAGCGCGTACATAACGCTGACGAcgatggcggcggcggcgctgggCAACACGCTGAGCGACATCATCGGCATCGGCTCGGCGTACTACGTGGAGCGCGTGGCCACGTGGGTGGGGCTCGGCGCGCCCAAGCTCTCGCCCGTGCAGCTCGACATGACCATCTGCCGACAGTTCTCCAACCTG GGTCGGGTGCTAGGCATCACAATAGGCTGCATCCTGGGCATGACGCCGCTGCTGTTTATTGACGACGAGACGAAATCCGAACAGAAGCCAGACGAGAAGAAAACACAATAG